The Paracholeplasma brassicae genome includes the window GGCATCGATCTTAAGTTATGATAACTCACCGTTTATGAAACGCATTAAAAAATTATTTAAACGTTCGAAACACTTATAATGAAAAGCCTCAATCTTTGATTGAGGTTTTTTTTGCATATTTTAAGGGAAATTGTCCTTGTCATGTTATAATTATTATTGAGGTGTTATTAATGGCGACATATGATGAATTAAGAAGTCGAATTGAGACTTTAGTAGATCCTGGCTTTAAAAAAACATTAAAAGAAGTTGACGGGATCAAAAAATTAACCGTTGGACCAACCGGCGTAGTTGAAGTAGAGCTATATTTTTCTAAACCTGGTGGACCAGAAGAACAAAAATTTAAAATTGATTTGATTAAACTGGTTAAAATCGAACTTGGTTTTCCAGGGATTAAGGTCATTTTTTCAAAAAGTGAATACGTCGATCAAGACGTTAAGCAAATCAAGTACCTAGGGATTGCCTCAGGTAAAGGTGGGGTTGGTAAATCGACCGTTACAGCGAATCTTGCGGTCGCTTTGACCCGTCTAGGGAAAAAAGTAGGGATTATTGATGCCGATATTTATGGGGCAAGTATTCCTCAAATTCTAAAGGTGGACATTAAACCACTTGGTGGAACAGAAGATGATTTAATGATTCCATTGATTGGTGAAGGCATTGAAGTTATATCAACTGAATTCTTTATGCCAAGAGATAAACCAATTATGTGGCGTGGACCTATGTTAGGGAAAATGTTATCACACTATTTTGGTGGGGTTAAATGGGCAGATGATACAGACTATGTCTTAATTGACTTGCCACCTGGAACAGGGGATGTTGCATTAGATATCAACAAGTTTGCACAACACACGAAAATGCTAATTGTAACAACACCGCATCCAAACGCCGCACACGTCGCGGTAAAGGCTGGACTGGGTGCCCAACAAATCGGTCACGATGTGGTTGGTGTGGTCGAAAACATGAGCTATTTCTTAAATAGCTGCAGCAATAAACGAGAGTATATATTTGGATCAGGTGGCGGAAATAGTGTTGCAAATACATTAGGTGTTCAATTATTGTCACAAATTCCAATTGGTCAACCAACAGAAGGTAAATACGTGTATCAAAAAAACGAACCCGCTGGTATCATTTACGATAACTTAGCTTCACAAGTCATCGATTTACTCGATTAATCTTCTTTTTACAAGATATTTACAAAGTCTTTACAAGACGCCCTTTATAGGTGTCTTGTTTTTTTGTATAATGAGTATAGATGCGAATCGGCTATGTTATTCTATTAGTGTCTATTAAAGGTTCGTAAAGAGGGGGTAAAAAATGATCTATTTCATTGAAGACGACAAATCTATCGCTTACGTCATTAAAAAAACACTCGAAAATGCCTCATATCAATATCAGTGGTTTAGTGAGTCAAAAGCATTTTATGAAGCACTTGAAAATCAAAAGCCTAACCTCATTTTGCTGGATTTAATGCTAGGCGAAGAAAATGGGCTTGATCTTTTAATGGATTTAAAGAAAAACCCACGTAACTCGGATATTCCTATCATTATTATATCCGCTTTATCGAGTGAAATGGATGTGGTTACCGGACTTGATTTAGGTGCCGATGATTATATCAAAAAACCATTTGGTGTGCTCGAATTACTCTCTAGAATAAATAATAAGCTCAGACATTTAAAAGAGAATGAACTTAAATATCATGATTTGGTATTAAAGCTGGATAAACGTATGGCTTTATTAAATGAACAAACGCTAAATTTAACCTATAAAGAATTTGAGATTGTTAAAATACTTGTTGAAAAACGAGACCAAGCCGTTTCAAGACAAGTTTTGTTAAACCAAGTATGGGGACTAGATTTGGCCTTAGAAACTAGAACGATTGACATGCACATAAAGTCGATTAGACAAAAAATGAGTGATATCGGATCAAAAACTCAAATCATTAGTGTACGTTCGATTGGCTACCGGTTGACGCACGAATGAAAAAACAATTAAATTTAACATTTTTCATGGTGCTTTTATTTTCACTAAGCTTGGTATTTGGACTGAGTGTTTCTTTTAATCAGTACCAGGAAAAAAAACGAATTCGCTCCGCTATTGTTGAAATGAGTAAAGAAGTAGAAAATTACTATTTATCAATGAACTTAGACGTTTCTTTCGTCGAGTTTTTTGCTGATTCAAGCTACCGTGTCACGGTCGTTTCAAGTGATTCTAGTGAAGTGACGGATGCCTATCAAATACTTGACAATGACGTTATATCAAATCAAGAGTTTAAAGAAGTCGGTGCGTTTGTAACAAGATATGATCAAATGCTCGATGAAGATTATATCTACTATGTGAGCATTCTTCCGGATAACAACTATCTTAGAATTGGCTATTCATTAGAGGCCTATCAAAGCGATCAAAACAACTACATCTTAGGTATGCTTTTCTTATTATTGGTCATTATTTTAACTGGTTATTTATTGACCTCAAAATGGGTAAAACGAATATTTGAGCCCATGGATACGTTAATATGTGACATTGATTACCTTAAAGTAAATCAATCATTTTTCAAAATTCCTCTGACCAATCAAGACGAATTAGATGAATTAATCTTGCGAATTAACCATATGAGTCACGACATTGAAGACAGTACTCACGGTTTATCTCAACAAAAAGAGTTGCTTGATATTTTACTAAATCACTCAAACCAAGGTGTTCTGATTTTTTCAAGTGACCAAGAAGTTGTTTTGCAAAATCGTTTGTTTGATTTTAAAGAACTAAATGAGTTGATTTCACAAAACTTAGGTCGTGTTATCGATCATCATCTGGTAGAAACATTTCAGTTATCAAATGGAAATCAGGTCTATCAAATCCGTATGGCGAGCGTAACAAACAAAAATCTCGTTAGAAATCGGGGTAAAAATGGGGTTTTAGTGCTAATTGAAGACATCACTAATAAGGTAATCCTAGAAAAAAATAAAAGAGACTTTTTTGCGAATGCTTCACATGAACTCAGATCACCATTAACATCAATACGAGGAGAAGCAGAACTTATTTTATACGACATGGTGACAGATAGTGAAAAGCAAGAACTGGCATCTAAAATAATCAAACAAGCGGGATCGATGGACAACTTGTTAACCGATATGTTACTGCTATCGAAACTTGAAAACAGACCACAAGAAATCAAACAACCAGTTCAACTTGATGTCCTATTAAATGAAGTGTTTGATGATTTTATGATTCAAATTAAAGAAAAAAGCATTTCAATCGAGAAAGATATTTCTCATGCGGTACTATTAGGTAACCCGACAGATTTTCGTTCCCTATTCAAAAATTTGATTGAAAATGCAATCAAATACAATCAAATAAACGGAAGCATTACAGTTCAGTTAACTCAAAAAAGACAATTCATTGAATTTGTTATTAAAGACACAGGCATTGGTATATCAAGACAACATCAAGAACGCGTTTTTGAACGTTTTTATCAAGTGAATAAACACAGAAATCAAGTAAACTACGGCACTGGTTTAGGACTTTCAATTGTTAAACACATTGTACAACAATATCATGGTCAAATCGAAGTGGATAGTGAATTAAATAAAGGGACTAAGTTCACAATAACCTTTTCGGCTGTTTTATAATATCATTTTGAAAAATACGTATGATGAGTTATGATAGGTTTAGGTGAATATTATGAATTTAACATTTAATGAAGTACCAAATCACAAAGGAATTGTCGTTATAAGTCATGGAATGGGTGAACATCAAGGTCTTTATAAAGACGTTTGTTTAAAACTAAATGAAAAAGGCTATTCGACTGCGATTTATGACTTGTTTGGCCATGGGAGTAACCATCCAAATCACCCATTGAAAAGTTATCGAATTTACGTTGATGAATTAGATCAAGCGGTTAATGAAGTACGTAAGCACCATAAAAAGGTGTTTTTAATTGGTTTTTCGCTAGGTGCGATGATCACCAACTTATACTTAGTAGATCATAAGAACGTTTCTGGGGCAATTGTGCTGAGTGGAAAGACAAAACCAATAAATTCGATTATCCTACCTGGCCTTCTTTTTAGAAATAAAAAGCTTAAGTTGAATTATAGTGATCCTAAAAAACGACATGAAGTTGATTTAAGCTTAAATTGTGATCCGGTCGTATTAAAGGAAGTCAATTATCAAATGTTATATCAAACACTCTACCAAGGCTTGAAAAAGCTTAGTCGATCGATAAAAACAATTACTACACCGCTTTTAATACAACATGGCGGTAGTGATGAAATTGTTGATTCGGTCGAATCAATACAATTTTATGAACGATTGAAATCAAAAAAACAAATCATTATTTACCCAAACAGTAAACACGATTTGTTATTTGATGTCGATAAAGAATTAGTGATTAATGACCTTGTGTCATTTATGGATTACACGGAATAAATAGGAAAAAACAACTGAAAATTCAGTTGTTTTTTTAAATGAAAATACCGTTTTTAAGTATGAACATAACCTCATCTACGATTTTATCAAGATCTTTATCAGTTAATGTATCCCTGAATAATACCTGAAGACCAACAAAGTTTGAAATCCCCATTAACACATAGGAGAGCGTTTCAAGAGATACCTCCGGATTTAGCTCCTGTTCTTCAACTGAAATCGCTAGGTTCTTCACATAAGCAGCGGAGAACTTTTGATAATATTGCTTGAATAAATCTTTGTCAACAAACATTGATTCCCAAATGATTCTATACGATAACGGGTCTTGCCAAGCAAACTTTAGGAAAGCTCGAATGCCAAGGCGTTCTTTTTCATATCGAGAATTAGCGTCTTTAATGCCTTCGTTAATCGCTTTTCTGATTGACTGACGATATTGGTTTAACAAAAAGTTATATAGAGCAAATTTATCATCAAAATAAATGTAAAAAGTGCCAGTTGCAATCCCAGCTTTTTCAATTATTTCATTGATTGAAGTCGACTGATAGCCATTTTTTGAAAATAGTTTTTTCCTGTTTGAATGATTTTATTAAAAGTTTTCATGCCATCTTTGCGTTTAGGAAGACGATAGTCTAATTTATCCATTGTAATCACCTATAGATAGTGTAAACGATTTTATTCAAAAACACAAGTGAAAAAATATTTATACTATTGACATTTCTTAGGATTAGGACTATCATTAAATTAAGATGAACGTTTATTCAGTATTTAAGAAAGGACTAAAGGAATAAAATGACAATTAAAGAAATTAAGGTTGGAGATGCGGCTTTCTTTGAAAAAACAATCACAGAAGCAGACGTATGCCTTTTTGCCGAAGTATCAGGGGATCATAACCCTGTTCACTTAGACGATACGTATGCTGCAAAGACCATGTTTCAAAAAAGAATCGCGCATGGTGGATTAATTAATTCACTATTTTCTACTGTTTTAGGCACTCAACTACCTGGTGAGGGGACAATTTATTTATCTCAGGAATCAAAATTTATAAGACCAGTATATTTAAATGACCACATTAGGGCTTGTGTTGAAGCCGAAGAAATCAATGAGGAGAAAAATCGAGTCCGTATGAAAACAATCGCTTACAATCAACATAATGAAGCGGTTGTCGTTGGACATGCGATTGTAATGTTGCCAAAATGAAAAATGAACTATTGATTAAAATGATTGAAGAATTTGCTGTTAATGAAGTAAAACCACTGGCTTATGAGATTGATCGAGACGAACGTTTTCCAAAAGAAACGGTTGAAAAGTTAAAGGAATATCGACTCATGGGACTGCCTTATGAAACCACTTATGGTGGCGCTGGCGCAAACTATGGGGCATACATTGATGCGGTGAGGATTCTATCGAAATATTGTGCGACCACCGGCGTTATTTTGTCGGCACATACCTCTTTATGTTGTTTTCCAATCCATCAATATGGAACCGAAGAGCAAAAAGAAAAATACCTGACAAAATTAAACAATGGGACCTATTTAGGAGCCTTTGGACTGACTGAACCTAATGCAGGCACGGATGCGTCTAAGCAACAAACAAAAGCCAAAGATTGTGGTGATTATTATGAAATCACCGGAAACAAGATTTTTATAACAAATGCCATCTATGCGGATATTTATATCATATTTGCGATGACAAACTCAGATTTAGGTCTAAAAGGTATTAGCGCGTTCATCTTAGAAAAAAACACTGAAGGCTTTAGCTTTGGACCTAAAGAGAAGAAAATGGGAATCAAGGGGTCATCGACATGCGAATTGATTTTCAATCAGGTTAAAATCCCTAAAGAAAACTTATTAGGCAAAATAGGTGAGGGATTTAAAATCGCAATGGCAACCCTTGATGGGGGGCGTATCGGAATAGCGGCTCAAGCCCTTGGTATTGCAGAAGGTGCATTTGAAAAAGCGGTTGCTTATGTTAAAACAAGAAAGCAATTTGATAAACCAATCGCATCGTTTCAAAACACTCAATTTGTGGTTGCTGAAATGAAAACGCAAATAGAAGCAGCTAGAGGCTTATTAAATAAAGCCGTGAGTGACAAAGAAAAAGGATTAAATTACACCGAATCAGCTGCGATCGCTAAACTATTTTGTTCGAAAATCGCAGTTGAAGTATCCGATAAGGCGATTCAACTCATGGGTGGCTATGGCTACATAAGAGACTATGAAATTGAACGCTATTTAAGAGATGCGAAAATCACAGAAATTTATGAAGGTACCTCAGAAGTTCAAAAAATGGTCATTGCTGGGAGGGTTCTCAAATAATGAATATTGTAGTCTTAGTTAAACAAGTACCAGACACAACAGAGATTAAGATTGACAAAGAGATGAACACACTAATCAGAACAGGTGTTAAATCCATCATCAACCCCGATGATTTAGCTGGTATTGAAGAAGCACTAAAATTGAAAAAAACCTATGGTGGAACCGTCAGCGTGGTTACAATGGGACCAAAACAGGCAGAAATGATGTTAAGAGAACTTTATTCTAGAGGCGTTGACCAAACGTATTTAATTAGTGATCGAAAATTTGCTGGCTCTGATACGTTGGCAACCTCAACCATCCTATCAAGTTTCTTAAAAACACTGTCTTTTGATTTGATCATTGCTGGCTATCAAGCGATTGATGGGGACACTGCACAAGTTGGGCCACAAGTAGCTGAGCTACTGGGCATTCCGCAAGCCACTTATCTTCAGGAAATCGTATCTTATCAATCCAATCGTTTAATCGTAAAAAAACGAACAAAACATGAGATTCAAACACTTAGAGTTAAGACACCTTGCCTGATAACCACATTATCCGATATGAATAAACCTAGGTACATGAATGCGTATGACATATTCAATTCAAGCGATAAAGAAGTACTACTGATCACATTTGATGATTTGAACGTGGATGAAACAAAAGTCGGACTTAAAGGCTCACCAACATGGGTCAAAAAAACGTTTGTAAAACCAGTCGTTCAAAAATCACCAGTTGAAGTGATGGAACCAGAAGAGGCAGCGAAACTAATCGCTAAAAAAATATACCCATATATTGAGGTGAACAATCATGAGTCATAAGGTTGCTATTTGGATTGAACAAGAAAACAATGACATTTTACCAATTGGTCTAGAATTGATTTCAGAGACAAGAGCACAAGTTCAAGATTCGACTCATATAACCGCTATATATTTAGGGACAGAATTGAACATCGAAGATAAAAATAAACTTAGAAAATGTGGTGCAAATGAAATTGTCTTTATCAAACACGAACGCTTATCTAAGTACAATACACAAGATTATACGAAAGCCATTTGTGATTACATGCAAACACGTCCAGATGTATTCTTAATCGGATCGACGTTAAATGGACGGGATTTAGCACCACGTATCTCTGCTAGACTAAAAACAGGGTTAACGGCAGATGCGACAATGTTAGAGTTTGAAAATCAAATAGATAAGTTATTGTTACTAGCGACTAGGCCAGCACTTGGTGGTAACTTGTTTGCAACCATTATTTGCCAAAATCATGTGCCACAAATGGCAACGATTCGTCCAAATATATTTGCCATAAGGGAAACTGAAGTACAGGTATGCAACAATCATGAGTATGTACCGATGCTAGAAGTCTCAAATGACGTTGAACTACTTGAAACGGAAATTCTAGAAGATAAACACGTCGACTTAAACAAAGCGAACGTTGTCGTTGCAGGAGGCAGAGGTGTTTCGACAATGTTTAGTGAACTTAAACGATTATCAAATCAAATCGGAGCAGAGGTTGCTGCTTCAAGAGCGGTTGTTGATGTAAATATTCTACCAAAAGACAGACTGGTTGGACAAACCGGCACCACCGTAAGACCAAAAGTCTATTTAGCCTTTGGCATAAGTGGAGCGATTCAGCATATCGCTGGCATGGATAAATCAGAGCTAGTTATTGCGGTTAATACGGATCCTAAAGCACTAATATTTGATATCGCAGATATTTCAATCGTCGCTGATGCGAAAATCGTATTACCGTTATTAATTAAAGAGTTGGAAATATTGCAATAAAATCATTTAAAATAACCGGTTTTTTCTAAAGAAACCGGTTATTTTTTTATTTTCTATTCTTTTTTCTTTGTTTGATTAATCAATGATTTATAAAAAATATACCTCAAAAAAATATGTAAATTATTCTATACATTCGTTTCTATTTGTTGTATAATTTAATTGGTGATAATAATGTTAAAAAGAAAGATATTCGACGACTTAATCAAATGGAAAGACTCGCTAGATAAAAAAGCAATCCTACTAAAGGGATCAAGACACGTTGGCAAAACATATATTGTGAATTATTTTGCAAAAGAAAATTATACGAATTTAATTCATTTAGATTTTGAGAACAATCCGAAACTTCGCTCTATTTTTGATGGTGAGCTTGATTTAGGTACTTTGACAAAACAGATATCATTAAAGCTGCAAACTGAAAAAATGGTACCTAATAAGACGTTTAATTTTTTTAGACGAAGTTCACTTGTGTCCGCGTGCACGCATGGCTGTAACAAATTTAACGGCCCAAGATAAATACGATGTCATTATGGCAACGAGTGCTTATGGGATGAACATCGATAATTTTCCGCTTGAGTTAAATCCAAACGAACAGCTGATGAATTTGTATGGGTTAGATTTCGAAGAATTCTTATGGGCTAATAGCATTAACTTAAACGTTATCGAACAAATTAAAACCCATTTTATCGCTGAAACAAGTGTACCAAGCGTTCTTCATGACGCTGTGATGGAACTATTAAAAGAATATACAGTTATAGGTGGAATGCCAAAAGTCGTTGATGTTTTTACGACAAAACATAATTTTAAATCGGCATTGAAAATTCAAAAAGAAATTTTAAAAGATTACATGAGACAAATGCAAATGTATCTAAGCAAGGTGGAATCTAGAAAGACCAGCCTTTGCTTTAACTCAATTCCAAAACAACTAGAAAAAACGAATAAAAAGTTTATGTATGGTGTCGTTGAAGAACTATCGAATGCAAGAAAATATGAAAAAAGCATTCTAAATCTTCATGACTCAGATCTAATTGAGATTTCATTCAATTTAACCGAACCTAAATGGCCATTTCGTAATCAAGTGAAGTATGATGTTTTTAAAGTCTATTTAAAAGATATCGGTCTGCTGACTTCTATGTATGGAGCAGAGGCACAGCAATCAATTATGGACGGAGATTTTTCATATAAAGAATTTGCGGTTTTAGAGAGCTTGGTTGCTGATATTTTAATCAAAGGTAATCATAAGTTATACTATTTTAGTAAGAATGCAACATTGGATGTTGAGTTTATCTTAAAACTATTTAACAGAGTAACTGCCATATCGGTTAACCATGCGGATAATACGAAGGCAAAAGCATTAGATTCTGTCTATGAAAACTATGGCGTAAAAAGCGCAATTAAGCTTTCAATGACGAATAAATTTGAAATAGATACATTTGTTAAAATGCCAATTTATATGGCAATGTTTTTACAATAAAAGTTAATAGGGGAAAATACAAAATATGATTGAATATCTAATTGGGTTACCAGTTTGGCTCTTAGCCTTACTGGGGGGCATTTTAACTTGGGGGCTAACGGCACTTGGGGCGTCCCTAGTCTTTTTCTTTAAAACAATCAATAAAGCAGTGCTTGCCATGATGCTTGGTTTTGCATCGGGAGTAATGATTGCAGCAAGTATGTGGTCATTAATCACACCTGCGATTAATCTAGCGCAAGAACAAGGAAAGATTGCATGGCTTGTGGCTAGTATTGGGTTATTATTGGGTGGTATTTTTCTATACGCATTTGATAAAATCATTCCACACATGCATTTTGGTGAAAATCACACAACTGAAGGGGTTAAAACATCATTATCACGAACAGTGTTGCTGATATTCTCGATTACACTACACAACATACCTGAAGGCTTAGCTGTTGGTGTTGCTTTTGGTGTTGTCGGATTAACGGGTGATATGAATCAAGCACTGATGGCTGCTATTGCAGTTGCAATCGGGATAGGAATTCAAAACTTCCCAGAAGGTGCAGCGGTTTCGATTCCTTTAAGACAAGAAGGATTATCAAGAAAAAAGTCATTTATGTATGGGCAAGCATCAGCGATTGTTGAACCAGTATTCGCAGTGATAGGTGCGCTCTTAGTTAATTCAATGCAAGGCTTTTTACCCTACGCTTTAGCGTTTGCTGCGGGGGCAATGATTTACGTTGTTGTTGAAGAATTAATCCCTGAAGCACAAGAACAGGCAACGCCGACAGGTACACACTTTTCGACGTTTGGGTTTTTGTTTGGTTTTATCATAATGATGGTATTGGATGTCGCTTTAAGTTAATAAATTAATTGGAGCCATCCAATTTTTTTATATTATAAGCGAACACAGTTTGAAGTTAATTTAAAATGTCATATTTGACGAAAATAAACTGTAAATATGGTATAATTAAAAATAAAAAGGGGTGATGCATTTGATTAGTAAAATGCTAGGAGGTCGTTTTAAAGAGTCCATCCAAGCAGTACTGCCTGTGTTTGTACTTGTCATTGGCATTAGTGCTTTTATTGGTGTGCCTATGGAAACACTTGGAGCCTTTA containing:
- a CDS encoding electron transfer flavoprotein subunit alpha/FixB family protein, whose amino-acid sequence is MSHKVAIWIEQENNDILPIGLELISETRAQVQDSTHITAIYLGTELNIEDKNKLRKCGANEIVFIKHERLSKYNTQDYTKAICDYMQTRPDVFLIGSTLNGRDLAPRISARLKTGLTADATMLEFENQIDKLLLLATRPALGGNLFATIICQNHVPQMATIRPNIFAIRETEVQVCNNHEYVPMLEVSNDVELLETEILEDKHVDLNKANVVVAGGRGVSTMFSELKRLSNQIGAEVAASRAVVDVNILPKDRLVGQTGTTVRPKVYLAFGISGAIQHIAGMDKSELVIAVNTDPKALIFDIADISIVADAKIVLPLLIKELEILQ
- a CDS encoding AAA family ATPase is translated as MLKRKIFDDLIKWKDSLDKKAILLKGSRHVGKTYIVNYFAKENYTNLIHLDFENNPKLRSIFDGELDLGTLTKQISLKLQTEKMVPNKTFNFFRRSSLVSACTHGCNKFNGPR
- a CDS encoding ZIP family metal transporter; translation: MIEYLIGLPVWLLALLGGILTWGLTALGASLVFFFKTINKAVLAMMLGFASGVMIAASMWSLITPAINLAQEQGKIAWLVASIGLLLGGIFLYAFDKIIPHMHFGENHTTEGVKTSLSRTVLLIFSITLHNIPEGLAVGVAFGVVGLTGDMNQALMAAIAVAIGIGIQNFPEGAAVSIPLRQEGLSRKKSFMYGQASAIVEPVFAVIGALLVNSMQGFLPYALAFAAGAMIYVVVEELIPEAQEQATPTGTHFSTFGFLFGFIIMMVLDVALS
- a CDS encoding sensor histidine kinase, coding for MKKQLNLTFFMVLLFSLSLVFGLSVSFNQYQEKKRIRSAIVEMSKEVENYYLSMNLDVSFVEFFADSSYRVTVVSSDSSEVTDAYQILDNDVISNQEFKEVGAFVTRYDQMLDEDYIYYVSILPDNNYLRIGYSLEAYQSDQNNYILGMLFLLLVIILTGYLLTSKWVKRIFEPMDTLICDIDYLKVNQSFFKIPLTNQDELDELILRINHMSHDIEDSTHGLSQQKELLDILLNHSNQGVLIFSSDQEVVLQNRLFDFKELNELISQNLGRVIDHHLVETFQLSNGNQVYQIRMASVTNKNLVRNRGKNGVLVLIEDITNKVILEKNKRDFFANASHELRSPLTSIRGEAELILYDMVTDSEKQELASKIIKQAGSMDNLLTDMLLLSKLENRPQEIKQPVQLDVLLNEVFDDFMIQIKEKSISIEKDISHAVLLGNPTDFRSLFKNLIENAIKYNQINGSITVQLTQKRQFIEFVIKDTGIGISRQHQERVFERFYQVNKHRNQVNYGTGLGLSIVKHIVQQYHGQIEVDSELNKGTKFTITFSAVL
- a CDS encoding response regulator transcription factor; this encodes MIYFIEDDKSIAYVIKKTLENASYQYQWFSESKAFYEALENQKPNLILLDLMLGEENGLDLLMDLKKNPRNSDIPIIIISALSSEMDVVTGLDLGADDYIKKPFGVLELLSRINNKLRHLKENELKYHDLVLKLDKRMALLNEQTLNLTYKEFEIVKILVEKRDQAVSRQVLLNQVWGLDLALETRTIDMHIKSIRQKMSDIGSKTQIISVRSIGYRLTHE
- a CDS encoding acyl-CoA dehydrogenase family protein; the protein is MKNELLIKMIEEFAVNEVKPLAYEIDRDERFPKETVEKLKEYRLMGLPYETTYGGAGANYGAYIDAVRILSKYCATTGVILSAHTSLCCFPIHQYGTEEQKEKYLTKLNNGTYLGAFGLTEPNAGTDASKQQTKAKDCGDYYEITGNKIFITNAIYADIYIIFAMTNSDLGLKGISAFILEKNTEGFSFGPKEKKMGIKGSSTCELIFNQVKIPKENLLGKIGEGFKIAMATLDGGRIGIAAQALGIAEGAFEKAVAYVKTRKQFDKPIASFQNTQFVVAEMKTQIEAARGLLNKAVSDKEKGLNYTESAAIAKLFCSKIAVEVSDKAIQLMGGYGYIRDYEIERYLRDAKITEIYEGTSEVQKMVIAGRVLK
- a CDS encoding P-loop NTPase, coding for MATYDELRSRIETLVDPGFKKTLKEVDGIKKLTVGPTGVVEVELYFSKPGGPEEQKFKIDLIKLVKIELGFPGIKVIFSKSEYVDQDVKQIKYLGIASGKGGVGKSTVTANLAVALTRLGKKVGIIDADIYGASIPQILKVDIKPLGGTEDDLMIPLIGEGIEVISTEFFMPRDKPIMWRGPMLGKMLSHYFGGVKWADDTDYVLIDLPPGTGDVALDINKFAQHTKMLIVTTPHPNAAHVAVKAGLGAQQIGHDVVGVVENMSYFLNSCSNKREYIFGSGGGNSVANTLGVQLLSQIPIGQPTEGKYVYQKNEPAGIIYDNLASQVIDLLD
- a CDS encoding MaoC family dehydratase; the encoded protein is MTIKEIKVGDAAFFEKTITEADVCLFAEVSGDHNPVHLDDTYAAKTMFQKRIAHGGLINSLFSTVLGTQLPGEGTIYLSQESKFIRPVYLNDHIRACVEAEEINEEKNRVRMKTIAYNQHNEAVVVGHAIVMLPK
- a CDS encoding electron transfer flavoprotein subunit beta/FixA family protein, which translates into the protein MNIVVLVKQVPDTTEIKIDKEMNTLIRTGVKSIINPDDLAGIEEALKLKKTYGGTVSVVTMGPKQAEMMLRELYSRGVDQTYLISDRKFAGSDTLATSTILSSFLKTLSFDLIIAGYQAIDGDTAQVGPQVAELLGIPQATYLQEIVSYQSNRLIVKKRTKHEIQTLRVKTPCLITTLSDMNKPRYMNAYDIFNSSDKEVLLITFDDLNVDETKVGLKGSPTWVKKTFVKPVVQKSPVEVMEPEEAAKLIAKKIYPYIEVNNHES
- a CDS encoding alpha/beta fold hydrolase; the encoded protein is MNLTFNEVPNHKGIVVISHGMGEHQGLYKDVCLKLNEKGYSTAIYDLFGHGSNHPNHPLKSYRIYVDELDQAVNEVRKHHKKVFLIGFSLGAMITNLYLVDHKNVSGAIVLSGKTKPINSIILPGLLFRNKKLKLNYSDPKKRHEVDLSLNCDPVVLKEVNYQMLYQTLYQGLKKLSRSIKTITTPLLIQHGGSDEIVDSVESIQFYERLKSKKQIIIYPNSKHDLLFDVDKELVINDLVSFMDYTE
- a CDS encoding DUF4143 domain-containing protein; translation: MAVTNLTAQDKYDVIMATSAYGMNIDNFPLELNPNEQLMNLYGLDFEEFLWANSINLNVIEQIKTHFIAETSVPSVLHDAVMELLKEYTVIGGMPKVVDVFTTKHNFKSALKIQKEILKDYMRQMQMYLSKVESRKTSLCFNSIPKQLEKTNKKFMYGVVEELSNARKYEKSILNLHDSDLIEISFNLTEPKWPFRNQVKYDVFKVYLKDIGLLTSMYGAEAQQSIMDGDFSYKEFAVLESLVADILIKGNHKLYYFSKNATLDVEFILKLFNRVTAISVNHADNTKAKALDSVYENYGVKSAIKLSMTNKFEIDTFVKMPIYMAMFLQ